Proteins encoded by one window of Desulfobaculum bizertense DSM 18034:
- a CDS encoding ABC transporter substrate-binding protein yields MKRVLLACICALMLLGNSSVASAKTLKVAFAADPVSLDPHVQLSGGMLQYSHLVFDPLIRWTKDMNFEPRLATKWERIDPLTERFYLRKGVKFHSGNDFTAKDVKWTFDRLKKSQDYKALFEPFEDIKIIDDYTIDIKTSKPYPLLLNMATYIFPMDSKFYTGMDEESGQPKDAIIKTGKSFALNHESGTGKYKVTFREHGVRMEFTAFENYWDKKSGNVDKIILTPIKENATRVAALFSGDVDFIMPVPPQDYDRIDKSEKVNLVTMPGSRIISLQLNQKRRPEFKDPRVRLAMIYACNNAGIAKKIMKGRAVAAGQQAPEGYVSYQADLKPRYDLNKAKQLMKEAGYENGFTCTMISPNNRYVNDEKIAQAFVSMMAKLKIRVDLKTMPKAQYWDAYDAQQADIQMVGWHPDTEDSSNYTEFLLMCRDVKSGYGQYNSGNYCNEKVDSMIKSAQNETDLAKREAILKDVERIIYNDGAFIPLHWEDLSWACSPKLQNVDEIVNVMNFPYFGDLNMD; encoded by the coding sequence ATGAAACGTGTACTCCTCGCCTGCATCTGCGCCCTGATGCTGCTGGGCAACAGCTCAGTCGCGTCTGCAAAGACGCTGAAGGTCGCATTCGCAGCCGACCCTGTTTCCCTTGACCCGCATGTCCAGCTTTCCGGTGGCATGCTCCAGTATTCCCACCTCGTTTTTGATCCGCTCATCCGCTGGACCAAAGACATGAACTTCGAACCTCGCCTGGCTACTAAGTGGGAACGTATCGATCCGCTGACCGAGCGCTTCTACCTGCGTAAGGGTGTCAAGTTCCACTCCGGCAACGACTTCACTGCAAAAGACGTCAAATGGACCTTTGACCGCCTGAAAAAATCTCAGGACTACAAGGCACTGTTTGAGCCTTTTGAAGACATCAAAATCATTGATGACTACACCATCGACATCAAGACCTCCAAGCCTTACCCGCTGCTGCTCAACATGGCGACCTACATCTTCCCCATGGACAGCAAGTTCTACACTGGCATGGACGAAGAGTCTGGTCAGCCCAAGGACGCCATCATCAAGACTGGCAAATCCTTCGCTCTGAACCACGAGTCCGGCACCGGTAAGTACAAGGTCACCTTCCGTGAGCACGGCGTGCGCATGGAGTTCACCGCTTTCGAAAACTACTGGGACAAGAAGTCCGGTAACGTCGACAAGATCATCCTGACTCCTATTAAGGAAAATGCAACCCGTGTTGCAGCTCTCTTCTCTGGCGACGTTGACTTCATCATGCCTGTTCCTCCCCAGGACTACGACCGCATCGACAAGAGCGAAAAGGTCAACCTGGTTACCATGCCTGGTTCCCGCATCATCAGCCTGCAGCTGAACCAGAAAAGACGCCCCGAGTTCAAGGACCCCCGTGTCCGTCTCGCCATGATCTACGCCTGCAACAACGCAGGTATCGCCAAGAAGATCATGAAGGGTCGCGCTGTTGCTGCTGGCCAGCAGGCTCCCGAAGGCTACGTCAGCTACCAGGCTGACCTCAAGCCTCGCTACGACCTGAACAAGGCAAAGCAGCTCATGAAAGAAGCTGGCTACGAGAACGGCTTCACCTGCACCATGATTTCCCCGAACAACCGCTACGTGAACGACGAAAAAATCGCTCAGGCGTTTGTTTCCATGATGGCAAAGCTGAAGATCCGCGTTGATCTCAAGACCATGCCTAAAGCTCAGTACTGGGATGCATATGATGCTCAGCAGGCTGACATTCAGATGGTTGGCTGGCACCCCGACACCGAGGACTCCAGCAACTACACTGAGTTCCTGCTGATGTGCCGCGACGTCAAGAGCGGTTACGGCCAGTACAACAGCGGTAACTACTGCAACGAGAAAGTGGACAGCATGATCAAGTCGGCTCAGAACGAGACTGACCTGGCCAAGCGTGAAGCTATCCTCAAAGACGTTGAGCGCATCATCTACAACGACGGTGCTTTCATCCCGCTGCACTGGGAAGACCTCTCCTGGGCTTGTTCTCCCAAGCTCCAGAATGTTGACGAGATCGTTAACGTTATGAACTTCCCCTACTTCGGCGACCTGAATATGGACTAA
- a CDS encoding EAL domain-containing protein, producing MRTFFLILLAGVLILLGFYQFTLHTEKSAITKQNEAFNDTQLIQATVAAQGLELRVQTLQKNLDILSRIAFSEYIDGKRTSADMEYLLASTMEAMQPLVSLHYYTAPKKRKLGTSSKSPLSEQANQLSDKWNAIFWKKVSARQEGFVPPFAANSHHQFFGYMLPVRKGEHVHGILVAVGNFSPLLSAFVHPIRVGHYGTAYLLDSSGQILYDHEAEIIGKNIFEGLHTGFPELERVDKRIVSEIQGKDEYHFPQERGSESVSKLIAWQSLPLGQRTLVLCIAAPQDAASALLADLHNQQQLAWFLLLLALCLIFAAVLHRNTTKQLNTSYTNLSRILENLPDATFVVNSERKIIAWNKALETLSGEKKDAMLGRGMRSYGIPFYGEPHKTLLDYLLDGKPYPPHYRNVQQHGDVTYCELDVSHLRAGKGATLWIQATLLFEEGTNTPKGAIQSIRDITELREAEEKLKASEERFALAVEGSNDGIWDWDLRTDKVYFSPRWLEIVGMESNRGQVLDVEEWTKRIHPDDLHRTMKANHSVFSENADRFEIDYRIRHDDGSYRWVLGRGSCLRDKHGDVYRIAGAHTDITQRVHMQNVTSALFAISNAVALTKDLPELFLEIHKVLRNSIGAKNLIIAKWNEKTDELYFEYSDDEHERNLVPMPNISKEGAKGLNAQVLRQGEPLLLNQEEQLRYEVIGTPSQTWLGVPLRINKKTIGIVSTQDYENPNAFSELDVSLMASISDQIALAIQRKTNEDKLEQLALHDTLTGLPNRRLMDERLSQAIKRQQRSKTNQFAFIAFDIDDFKLINDNYGHAAGDAFLREVGKRISPILRESDTLSRTSGDEFSILLEGFESTQNVIQIVNRVQEAFFHPYQYKDSQIFGGLSIGIVLNPGTSKTPEEIRNAADVAMYSSKNTGKGQFSIYEELRDNGSPIREAIRDNEIQQGLSRNEFEIYLQPIIHTETQQIHSAEALVRWKHPERGILLPGSFLHTLDEHGYGPELGSQVLAKACLACSELLESKMTSPDFSISVNLSKSQLINHKFPQQVQDELDRHGLEPQNIQLEISENILAETSRKQDFLFERLHELGVRLALDNVSYRKLTPRALLRRNFDFIKYSRTISTGAFLSSMEEKNLQIMAGIGDFLHIPAIAQGIETQEQYEMFQKLGCPYMQGFLFGKPQPILEFITFFSALAFSH from the coding sequence GAGGCAATGCAGCCACTTGTTTCACTCCACTACTACACCGCGCCAAAGAAAAGGAAGCTGGGGACGAGTTCCAAAAGTCCACTCAGTGAACAGGCAAACCAGCTGAGCGACAAATGGAACGCAATATTCTGGAAAAAAGTCAGTGCCCGTCAGGAAGGCTTTGTCCCGCCATTTGCAGCGAATTCCCACCACCAGTTCTTCGGATATATGCTCCCTGTGCGCAAAGGCGAGCACGTCCATGGCATCCTCGTCGCTGTAGGCAACTTCTCACCATTGCTGTCTGCATTCGTTCACCCCATCCGAGTTGGGCACTACGGAACGGCATACCTGCTCGATTCCAGTGGCCAAATTCTCTACGACCACGAAGCTGAAATCATCGGAAAAAATATTTTTGAAGGCCTGCATACGGGGTTCCCTGAGCTTGAACGCGTTGATAAACGCATTGTTTCTGAAATTCAGGGAAAAGATGAATACCATTTTCCTCAGGAACGCGGATCTGAAAGCGTCAGTAAACTTATTGCATGGCAGTCACTGCCGCTTGGCCAACGTACTCTGGTGCTGTGTATCGCCGCCCCACAGGATGCAGCTTCAGCCCTGCTCGCGGACCTTCACAATCAGCAACAGCTGGCCTGGTTCCTGCTGCTGCTTGCTCTCTGCCTTATTTTTGCTGCGGTGCTCCACCGCAACACCACCAAACAGCTCAACACCTCCTACACAAACCTGTCCCGAATCCTGGAAAATCTTCCAGACGCAACTTTTGTTGTGAATTCTGAACGAAAAATAATTGCGTGGAACAAAGCGCTGGAAACGCTGAGTGGCGAAAAAAAAGACGCGATGCTCGGCCGGGGAATGCGATCCTATGGGATACCATTTTACGGCGAACCGCATAAAACGCTGCTCGACTACCTTCTTGATGGGAAGCCATACCCGCCTCACTACCGAAATGTACAACAGCATGGGGATGTGACGTACTGCGAGCTGGATGTTTCTCACTTGCGAGCGGGAAAAGGAGCCACATTATGGATACAGGCGACCCTGCTCTTTGAAGAGGGCACCAACACCCCCAAGGGAGCAATCCAGTCCATCAGAGACATTACCGAACTGCGAGAGGCGGAAGAGAAACTCAAAGCGAGTGAAGAGCGCTTTGCTCTTGCGGTTGAAGGCTCAAACGATGGGATATGGGACTGGGACCTGCGGACAGACAAAGTCTATTTTTCCCCACGCTGGCTCGAAATTGTTGGGATGGAGAGCAACAGGGGCCAAGTTCTTGATGTTGAAGAGTGGACCAAACGCATCCACCCTGACGACCTGCACAGAACAATGAAAGCCAACCATTCGGTGTTTAGTGAAAACGCAGATCGATTTGAAATTGACTACCGAATCCGTCACGACGATGGATCGTATCGCTGGGTTCTTGGGCGAGGTTCCTGCCTGCGAGATAAGCATGGCGACGTCTACCGAATTGCCGGAGCACACACCGATATTACCCAGCGCGTGCATATGCAAAACGTCACCTCGGCTCTCTTTGCCATTTCCAATGCCGTAGCCCTGACAAAAGACCTTCCAGAGCTTTTCCTAGAAATTCATAAAGTGCTGCGAAACAGCATTGGAGCCAAAAATCTCATTATCGCAAAATGGAATGAAAAAACCGATGAGCTGTATTTTGAATATTCTGATGATGAGCACGAAAGGAACCTGGTCCCGATGCCCAATATCTCAAAAGAGGGAGCCAAGGGACTGAACGCGCAGGTCCTGCGGCAGGGAGAACCTCTGCTGCTGAATCAGGAAGAGCAGCTTCGCTATGAAGTCATCGGCACGCCATCGCAGACATGGCTGGGGGTTCCGCTCCGAATCAACAAAAAGACCATCGGCATTGTTTCAACACAGGATTATGAAAATCCCAATGCCTTTAGCGAACTTGATGTGTCACTCATGGCCTCAATCTCTGACCAGATCGCACTGGCAATCCAGCGCAAGACCAACGAAGACAAGCTGGAGCAGCTTGCCCTGCACGATACACTCACCGGCCTGCCGAACCGCCGCCTGATGGATGAGCGCCTGTCTCAGGCCATCAAACGCCAACAGCGGAGCAAGACCAATCAGTTTGCATTCATTGCTTTTGATATCGATGATTTCAAGCTCATTAACGACAATTACGGCCACGCAGCCGGGGACGCCTTCCTCCGCGAAGTTGGCAAGCGGATTTCGCCTATACTCAGAGAATCGGATACCCTGTCTCGCACGAGCGGCGATGAATTCAGCATTTTGCTGGAGGGCTTTGAAAGTACACAAAACGTCATACAAATCGTAAACAGGGTGCAGGAAGCTTTTTTCCATCCATATCAATATAAGGACTCACAAATTTTTGGCGGGCTGAGTATCGGCATCGTGCTGAACCCCGGGACATCAAAAACGCCGGAAGAAATCCGAAACGCTGCGGATGTCGCCATGTACAGCTCCAAAAACACGGGTAAGGGACAGTTCTCTATCTACGAAGAGCTTCGGGACAACGGCAGTCCGATTCGCGAAGCCATACGCGACAATGAAATCCAGCAGGGACTGAGCAGGAATGAATTTGAAATTTATCTCCAGCCCATCATCCACACAGAGACGCAGCAAATACATTCGGCGGAAGCCCTTGTGCGCTGGAAGCACCCAGAACGCGGAATACTTCTTCCTGGGAGCTTTCTCCACACGCTTGATGAGCACGGGTATGGGCCAGAGTTAGGAAGTCAGGTTTTAGCGAAAGCATGCCTTGCGTGTTCTGAACTTTTGGAATCGAAAATGACATCCCCAGATTTTTCCATAAGTGTAAATCTTTCAAAAAGTCAGCTTATCAACCATAAGTTCCCACAGCAGGTGCAAGACGAACTCGACAGACATGGACTCGAACCACAAAACATCCAGCTTGAGATTTCAGAAAACATCCTCGCAGAAACATCAAGAAAACAGGACTTCCTTTTCGAGCGACTTCATGAACTTGGTGTGCGACTTGCCCTCGATAATGTAAGTTACCGCAAGCTTACGCCTCGCGCTCTCCTGCGCAGAAACTTCGACTTTATCAAGTATTCCAGGACAATTAGCACTGGAGCCTTTTTGTCTTCAATGGAAGAAAAGAATTTACAAATAATGGCAGGTATTGGAGATTTTCTCCATATTCCGGCCATCGCACAGGGGATAGAGACGCAGGAACAGTATGAAATGTTTCAAAAACTCGGCTGCCCATACATGCAGGGTTTTCTTTTTGGAAAACCACAGCCGATTTTAGAATTTATTACATTCTTTTCTGCTCTCGCATTTTCCCATTAG
- a CDS encoding ABC transporter ATP-binding protein, which produces MNTSSSKKTLLSIKNVVKHFDISGSFLDQIKFSTSGIRREKTLVKAVNNVSFDIHAGETLSVVGESGCGKSTLARTVMGLYTPTAGELYYDGKRYDNLSADQLLPFRSRMQMVFQDPYASLNPRMTVRQILEEPLRFHNPGLSDSEVQDKVAEVMDHVGVRSGWAGNYPHEFSGGQRQRISIARALMVDPEFIVADEPISALDVSIQAQILNLLMDAQEDRGLTYMFISHDLSVVEHISTRVAVMYLGSLCELTESEPLFSDPLHPYTQILLSAIPRLGQKDMNHTKLSGDVPTPIDLPTGCVFHGRCPHANERCMREIPAIREHKPGHFVACHGVEEGRI; this is translated from the coding sequence GTGAATACATCATCTTCGAAAAAAACTCTTCTCAGCATCAAAAATGTTGTGAAGCATTTTGATATTTCGGGAAGCTTCCTTGACCAGATCAAATTCTCCACAAGCGGCATCCGCCGTGAGAAAACACTGGTTAAGGCCGTCAACAATGTCTCTTTCGACATCCACGCTGGCGAAACGCTTTCTGTTGTTGGTGAATCAGGTTGTGGCAAGTCGACCCTCGCCCGAACGGTCATGGGACTCTATACCCCCACCGCTGGCGAGCTGTATTACGACGGCAAGCGCTACGATAATCTGTCTGCCGACCAGCTTCTTCCTTTCCGCTCCCGGATGCAGATGGTCTTTCAGGACCCGTATGCATCCCTGAACCCCCGTATGACCGTTCGCCAGATTCTGGAAGAGCCTCTGCGCTTTCATAATCCCGGCCTGAGCGATTCCGAGGTTCAGGACAAGGTTGCTGAGGTTATGGACCACGTTGGTGTCCGCTCTGGCTGGGCTGGCAACTACCCACACGAATTCTCTGGCGGTCAGCGTCAGCGTATCTCCATTGCCCGCGCTCTGATGGTCGACCCGGAATTCATCGTCGCTGACGAACCCATTTCCGCTCTCGACGTCTCCATTCAGGCTCAGATTCTGAACCTGCTTATGGATGCGCAGGAAGACCGTGGTCTCACCTACATGTTCATTTCTCATGACCTGTCCGTGGTTGAGCATATCTCCACCCGCGTGGCCGTCATGTATCTGGGCAGTCTCTGCGAACTGACCGAATCCGAGCCGCTCTTTAGCGACCCGCTGCATCCGTACACGCAGATTCTGCTTTCCGCTATTCCGCGCCTCGGTCAGAAGGACATGAACCACACCAAGCTGTCTGGTGACGTCCCGACCCCCATTGACCTGCCCACTGGCTGTGTTTTCCACGGCCGCTGTCCGCACGCCAATGAACGGTGTATGCGCGAGATCCCGGCTATCCGGGAACACAAACCCGGCCACTTTGTGGCCTGCCACGGCGTTGAAGAAGGACGCATCTAG
- a CDS encoding ABC transporter permease: MFAFTVRRIAQALIVMLVISVIGFGIKKAIGNPIRDIVGISVSVEERAKLTEELGLNDPLAVQWVRFVKDALHGDLGQSYFFKQPAMEVILKKAPATLELVFVASFLILFLSIPFGIYAAVKPRSLISRFAMGGSILGVSIPVFLTAIMLIYVFSVQLNWLPSYGRGETVRLFGGAWDTNFLTVDGWLHIILPGISLCSVMLPLFIRLIRAEMKEVLEAEYMKFARAKGLKPWRILLVHGFKNTLLPVITVGGVQLGTMIAFTVLTETVFQWQGMGFIFLEAVERADSSLLVAYLVFVGAVFVTVNTVVDIIYGLVNPMVRVAGKK; this comes from the coding sequence ATGTTCGCATTCACCGTTCGCCGCATTGCGCAGGCACTCATCGTGATGCTGGTCATCAGCGTCATTGGATTCGGCATCAAGAAGGCCATTGGTAACCCCATCCGCGACATCGTGGGCATCTCCGTGTCCGTGGAAGAAAGGGCCAAGCTGACCGAAGAGCTGGGACTCAATGACCCCCTTGCAGTGCAGTGGGTCCGTTTTGTCAAAGACGCCTTGCATGGAGACCTGGGGCAGTCCTATTTCTTCAAACAGCCAGCAATGGAAGTAATCTTAAAGAAAGCTCCTGCAACGCTCGAACTGGTGTTTGTGGCTTCCTTCCTTATCTTATTTCTCTCCATTCCATTCGGCATCTACGCCGCGGTTAAACCGCGATCGCTCATCTCGCGATTCGCGATGGGCGGCTCAATTCTTGGTGTTTCTATTCCTGTCTTTTTGACAGCAATCATGCTCATTTACGTCTTTTCCGTGCAGCTCAACTGGCTCCCATCCTACGGGCGAGGAGAAACAGTACGTCTTTTTGGCGGCGCATGGGACACCAACTTCCTGACCGTTGACGGATGGCTGCACATCATCCTCCCCGGTATTTCCCTCTGTTCTGTCATGCTCCCTCTGTTCATCCGCCTCATTCGTGCAGAGATGAAAGAGGTTCTCGAAGCCGAATACATGAAATTCGCTCGAGCAAAGGGTCTCAAGCCCTGGCGTATCCTGCTGGTTCACGGTTTCAAAAACACCCTGCTCCCGGTCATTACCGTCGGCGGTGTGCAGCTTGGTACCATGATCGCCTTTACCGTCCTGACCGAAACTGTTTTCCAGTGGCAGGGCATGGGCTTCATCTTCCTCGAAGCTGTTGAACGCGCAGACTCCTCCCTCCTGGTAGCCTATCTGGTATTTGTTGGTGCTGTTTTTGTTACCGTGAATACCGTTGTCGACATCATCTACGGCCTGGTTAACCCGATGGTCAGAGTGGCAGGTAAGAAATAA
- a CDS encoding ABC transporter permease codes for MSMWKRFRKSYFLYSFLRDPLALGSFVLLAFFVIAGFSAPFTAPTNPYDTAQIDVMDSELPPVWMADSDARFPLGTDSQGRDLLSTILYGTRVSVCIGLGAVALQAMLGIMIGLMAGYKGGKLDSILMRVADVQLSFSTYMVAIFLGAIFQAAFGIAKYEQIAIPFLIIVIGFAEWPQYARTVRASVLAEKKKEYVEAARVIGLPSWRIMWRHILPNTLTPVLVISTVQVANAIMSEAALSFIGLGMPATQPSLGSLIKIGFDYFFSGSWWITIFPGIVLVGLILSINLLGDWMRDFLNPKLYKN; via the coding sequence ATGAGTATGTGGAAACGTTTTAGAAAGTCATATTTTCTGTACAGCTTCCTGCGAGATCCCCTCGCTCTTGGAAGCTTTGTCCTGCTGGCATTCTTTGTCATTGCCGGGTTCTCCGCGCCGTTTACGGCCCCCACGAACCCCTATGATACTGCACAGATCGACGTTATGGACTCCGAACTTCCGCCGGTCTGGATGGCAGATTCTGATGCACGCTTCCCGCTTGGGACTGACTCCCAGGGTCGCGACCTGCTCTCTACCATCCTTTACGGAACCCGCGTTTCCGTGTGCATCGGCCTTGGTGCCGTGGCCCTCCAGGCCATGCTCGGCATCATGATCGGCCTGATGGCTGGCTACAAAGGCGGAAAGCTCGACTCCATCCTCATGCGAGTGGCAGACGTTCAGCTCTCCTTTTCAACCTATATGGTTGCTATCTTCCTCGGCGCGATTTTTCAGGCGGCTTTTGGCATCGCCAAATATGAGCAGATTGCCATCCCCTTCCTGATTATCGTCATCGGATTTGCAGAGTGGCCACAATACGCCCGTACTGTCCGCGCCTCTGTCCTCGCCGAAAAGAAAAAGGAATACGTCGAAGCCGCACGGGTTATTGGTCTGCCTTCCTGGCGCATCATGTGGAGGCACATCCTCCCCAACACCCTGACTCCTGTTCTGGTTATCTCTACAGTTCAGGTTGCTAACGCCATCATGAGTGAAGCAGCCCTGTCCTTCATCGGCCTTGGCATGCCCGCTACCCAGCCCTCTCTTGGTTCGCTTATCAAGATTGGCTTTGACTACTTCTTTAGTGGCTCATGGTGGATTACCATCTTCCCCGGTATTGTGCTTGTTGGACTCATCCTGTCCATCAACCTCCTGGGCGACTGGATGCGTGACTTCCTCAACCCCAAACTTTACAAGAACTAG
- a CDS encoding ABC transporter ATP-binding protein codes for MNTQTSESAHLLDVQDLTVKFAMRKGTLPAVNGVSFSLKPGERMGLVGESGAGKSVTGFALLNLISKPGFVDSGRVLFEGKDIAAMSNEEMRHIRGNRISMIFQDPMMTLNPVLTVGTQMVETLKAHRNISTQEAEAIAIDKLRKVYIPSPEKRLNQYPHEFSGGMRQRIVIATALLTDPSLIIADEPTTALDVTIQAEIMSLLKELCETENMSLILITHDLAVVSQVTEKIAVMYAGRMIEMGPTDQIITKPLHPYTQGLLRALPQTGESKGARLAQIPGVMPSLHAIPAGCAFHPRCEMCTSRCTSEIPLLTERESGSFVACHCA; via the coding sequence ATGAATACACAAACGAGTGAGTCCGCACATCTTTTGGATGTTCAGGACCTTACCGTCAAATTCGCAATGCGCAAGGGCACCCTCCCTGCCGTGAATGGTGTCAGCTTCTCCCTGAAGCCCGGTGAACGCATGGGGCTTGTAGGCGAATCTGGTGCAGGTAAATCCGTAACAGGTTTTGCTCTGCTCAACCTGATCAGCAAACCCGGCTTTGTGGACTCCGGCCGCGTCCTCTTTGAGGGCAAAGACATCGCCGCTATGTCCAACGAAGAAATGCGCCACATTCGCGGTAACCGCATCAGCATGATCTTTCAGGACCCCATGATGACCCTGAACCCGGTTCTGACCGTTGGGACACAGATGGTCGAAACCCTGAAAGCACATCGGAATATTTCCACTCAGGAAGCCGAAGCCATTGCTATCGACAAGCTGCGAAAGGTCTACATTCCTTCCCCGGAAAAACGCCTGAACCAGTACCCTCACGAATTCTCTGGCGGCATGCGTCAGCGTATCGTTATTGCAACGGCCCTGCTCACCGACCCCAGCCTGATCATTGCTGACGAGCCAACCACGGCTCTGGACGTAACCATTCAGGCCGAAATCATGTCTCTGCTCAAGGAACTCTGCGAGACAGAAAACATGAGCCTCATCCTCATCACGCACGACCTCGCCGTTGTGTCGCAGGTGACAGAAAAAATCGCCGTTATGTATGCAGGCCGCATGATCGAAATGGGTCCCACGGACCAGATCATCACCAAGCCGCTGCACCCATACACACAGGGCCTCCTGCGGGCACTCCCGCAGACCGGCGAAAGCAAGGGTGCCCGTCTGGCGCAGATCCCCGGCGTTATGCCGAGCCTGCACGCCATTCCGGCAGGCTGCGCATTCCACCCCCGCTGTGAGATGTGTACGTCCCGCTGTACCTCTGAGATTCCGCTTCTCACCGAACGCGAATCCGGTAGTTTTGTAGCCTGCCACTGTGCGTAG